A stretch of the Bacillus sp. B-jedd genome encodes the following:
- a CDS encoding metal-dependent hydrolase produces the protein MDTGTHVVMGIALGGLATLDPAVAPHTATASSVMIGTIIGSQIPDIDTILKLRNNAVYIRNHRGITHSVPAVFLWPLLITGIIFFFNPDASLLHLWLWTQLAVFVHVFVDIFNAYGTQALRPFSCKWVALGVINTFDPFIFGIHIAGIVVWIMGAHPGYTFLVVYGVLVLYYFLRFSAKKEVVNAVKVIVPDATQIVVTPTMKFNHWKVAVMNEKEFFVGRAQGANVRILDKFNRVPVPDTPIIHAAKKDTNISAFLSFSPVYRWEVKEFADYSEVRFIDLRYRSNGHYPFVAVAHLDTELNIINSYTGWIFSEEKLRKKLAILPG, from the coding sequence TTGGATACCGGCACACATGTTGTTATGGGGATTGCCTTGGGTGGCTTGGCCACTCTGGACCCGGCGGTCGCCCCGCACACAGCTACGGCAAGCAGCGTAATGATCGGCACTATTATTGGTTCTCAAATACCTGATATTGATACAATACTGAAACTTCGAAACAATGCGGTTTATATAAGAAACCATCGCGGCATCACTCACTCCGTTCCGGCAGTCTTCCTATGGCCGCTCCTGATTACGGGGATCATCTTTTTCTTTAATCCGGATGCAAGCCTGCTCCATTTATGGCTCTGGACACAGCTGGCTGTATTCGTGCACGTGTTCGTTGATATTTTCAATGCCTACGGAACCCAGGCCTTGAGGCCCTTCTCGTGCAAATGGGTCGCGCTCGGGGTCATTAATACGTTTGATCCATTCATTTTCGGCATTCATATCGCTGGGATTGTCGTCTGGATCATGGGGGCGCATCCCGGCTATACGTTCCTTGTCGTCTACGGAGTTCTCGTCCTTTATTACTTCCTCCGTTTTTCAGCAAAAAAGGAGGTTGTCAATGCGGTAAAAGTCATTGTTCCGGACGCCACTCAAATCGTTGTCACACCGACGATGAAATTCAACCACTGGAAGGTTGCCGTCATGAATGAGAAAGAATTCTTTGTCGGCAGGGCGCAAGGTGCGAATGTCAGGATTTTGGATAAATTCAACCGGGTTCCTGTACCGGATACACCGATTATCCACGCGGCAAAAAAGGACACAAATATTTCAGCATTCTTATCCTTCTCCCCTGTATATCGGTGGGAGGTAAAAGAATTCGCGGATTACAGCGAGGTCAGGTTCATTGACCTCAGGTACAGAAGCAATGGGCATTACCCGTTTGTCGCGGTCGCCCATCTCGATACCGAATTAAATATTATTAACTCCTACACGGGCTGGATTTTCAGCGAAGAAAAACTGCGAAAAAAACTCGCGATCCTTCCCGGCTGA
- the ntdP gene encoding nucleoside tri-diphosphate phosphatase: MGLPIEGEPMQIHSYKHNGHIHRIWDETTILRASQNLVIGGNDRTVVTESDGRTWVTREPAICYFHSECWFNVIGMLREDGVHYYCNLSSPFIFDGSILKYIDYDLDIKVFPDMTFNLLDEDEYERHRREMNYPDVIDQILKRNVEKLMRWIRQRKGPFSPDFIDTWYERYLTYRK, from the coding sequence ATGGGTTTACCCATCGAAGGAGAACCAATGCAGATACACAGCTATAAACACAATGGTCATATCCATCGTATATGGGATGAAACCACCATATTGAGGGCTTCCCAAAACCTTGTGATCGGCGGGAATGACAGGACGGTCGTCACTGAATCCGATGGGAGGACGTGGGTGACGAGGGAACCGGCGATTTGCTATTTCCATTCGGAATGCTGGTTCAATGTCATCGGGATGCTGCGTGAGGACGGCGTGCATTATTACTGCAATTTGAGTTCCCCGTTTATATTTGATGGTTCGATTCTTAAATATATCGATTATGACCTTGATATAAAGGTATTTCCGGATATGACCTTCAATTTGCTGGATGAGGATGAGTATGAACGGCACCGCCGTGAAATGAACTATCCAGATGTGATTGACCAGATCCTCAAGCGGAATGTTGAGAAGCTGATGAGATGGATCCGCCAGCGGAAAGGGCCATTTTCACCGGATTTCATTGATACCTGGTATGAGCGGTACCTGACCTATCGAAAGTAG
- a CDS encoding YfhE family protein, which produces MEKPKKDKARMTLTATQEVLYQKEFKAADRAAGFEGPKLRKR; this is translated from the coding sequence ATGGAAAAGCCAAAAAAGGATAAAGCAAGGATGACATTGACAGCGACGCAGGAAGTTCTGTATCAAAAGGAATTCAAAGCGGCTGATAGGGCGGCTGGATTTGAAGGACCGAAGCTGAGGAAGAGATAA
- a CDS encoding gamma-type small acid-soluble spore protein — MAKFNQQAGRTSSGTNIQEVRQQNAQAGQGQYGTEFASETNAQEVRRQNQQAAQGQQGQQGQYGTEFGSETSAQEVRRQNQQAESRKNQNS, encoded by the coding sequence ATGGCAAAATTCAACCAACAAGCTGGCAGAACTTCTTCTGGAACAAACATCCAGGAAGTAAGACAGCAAAACGCGCAAGCTGGCCAAGGACAATACGGCACTGAATTCGCGAGCGAAACGAACGCTCAAGAAGTAAGACGCCAAAACCAGCAAGCTGCCCAAGGTCAACAAGGTCAACAAGGCCAATACGGAACTGAGTTTGGAAGCGAAACAAGTGCTCAGGAAGTAAGACGCCAAAATCAACAAGCTGAAAGCCGTAAAAACCAAAACAGCTAA
- a CDS encoding small, acid-soluble spore protein K produces the protein MRNKAKGFPYGNDNKFEGEPRAKAEYSSKRADGTINTHPQERMKASSQRNPDEIKSY, from the coding sequence ATGAGGAACAAAGCAAAAGGCTTTCCATACGGCAACGATAACAAGTTCGAAGGCGAACCCCGTGCAAAAGCGGAGTATTCATCCAAGCGGGCGGATGGAACAATCAATACTCATCCACAGGAACGCATGAAAGCTTCTTCCCAGAGAAATCCAGACGAAATCAAATCATATTAA
- the mutY gene encoding A/G-specific adenine glycosylase translates to MNHLENLGNIQIEQFREDLISWFRAEQRVLPWRADKDPYKIWVSEIMLQQTRVDTVIPYYYRFLEQFPTIEALADADEDKVLKAWEGLGYYSRARNLQAAVREVRDIYGGTVPDSPREIAKLKGVGPYTAGAILSIAYGIPEPAVDGNVMRVLSRILLIREDIAKPSARKIFEEAVRVLISHESPSDFNQALMELGALICTPTSPSCLLCPVRDHCVAFHEGEQNELPVKSKKKKPVPVFLAAAVVEDGSGRIFIRKRPPEGLLANFWEFPAIEVQRPFVNDREALERFYKEEFGAEIKVEESLGQIQHVFSHLDWNITVYAARLADPVQERENLRLATFAELADLALPVPHQKMLSLYSVKK, encoded by the coding sequence ATGAACCACTTAGAAAATTTAGGAAACATTCAAATAGAACAATTTCGTGAAGATTTAATTTCCTGGTTCCGCGCCGAGCAGAGGGTGCTTCCATGGCGGGCGGACAAGGATCCCTATAAAATCTGGGTGTCGGAAATCATGCTTCAGCAAACGCGGGTGGATACCGTCATTCCTTATTACTATCGGTTCCTTGAACAATTTCCCACAATAGAAGCGCTTGCCGATGCGGACGAAGATAAAGTCCTAAAAGCCTGGGAAGGACTGGGCTATTATTCGCGAGCCAGGAATTTGCAGGCGGCTGTAAGGGAAGTGCGTGATATTTACGGGGGTACCGTCCCTGATTCCCCGAGGGAAATCGCCAAGTTAAAAGGAGTCGGCCCATACACCGCCGGCGCGATTTTAAGTATAGCTTACGGCATACCCGAGCCTGCAGTCGATGGCAATGTGATGCGGGTTTTATCAAGAATTTTATTAATAAGGGAAGACATCGCGAAACCGTCCGCCCGGAAAATTTTTGAAGAGGCGGTCAGGGTCTTGATTTCACATGAGTCTCCTTCCGATTTCAATCAGGCTCTCATGGAGCTCGGAGCGCTAATCTGCACGCCGACATCGCCATCCTGCCTGCTGTGCCCGGTCAGGGACCATTGCGTCGCTTTCCATGAGGGCGAGCAAAATGAACTGCCGGTCAAATCGAAAAAGAAAAAACCGGTGCCTGTTTTCCTGGCTGCCGCGGTTGTGGAGGATGGAAGCGGAAGGATTTTCATCAGGAAAAGGCCGCCTGAAGGACTTTTGGCGAACTTCTGGGAATTTCCGGCCATTGAGGTCCAGCGGCCGTTCGTCAATGATAGGGAAGCGCTAGAGAGGTTTTACAAAGAGGAGTTCGGGGCGGAAATCAAGGTGGAGGAATCGCTCGGGCAAATCCAGCACGTCTTTTCCCATCTGGACTGGAATATCACAGTGTATGCCGCGAGGCTGGCTGATCCTGTTCAGGAAAGAGAAAACCTCCGCTTGGCCACATTCGCGGAGCTGGCGGATTTGGCACTGCCCGTCCCGCACCAAAAAATGCTTTCCCTATATTCGGTCAAAAAATAA
- a CDS encoding YfhH family protein: MEREKRYSTMSEYELKQEIATLKEKARKAEQMGMVNEFAVLERKAIMAKAYLLDPSIVKAGEIYEIDGDPGSYFKVDYLNGVFAWGFRLGGTAKEEALPISMLRLK; encoded by the coding sequence ATGGAGCGGGAAAAACGATATAGCACCATGTCTGAATATGAATTGAAACAGGAGATCGCCACATTAAAGGAAAAAGCGAGAAAAGCCGAACAAATGGGCATGGTCAATGAATTTGCCGTGCTTGAACGGAAAGCGATCATGGCGAAAGCCTACCTCCTCGATCCGTCTATCGTCAAGGCTGGGGAGATATACGAAATTGATGGCGATCCGGGTTCTTACTTTAAAGTTGATTATTTAAACGGAGTATTTGCGTGGGGATTCCGGCTCGGCGGAACTGCGAAGGAAGAGGCATTGCCAATCTCCATGCTAAGATTGAAATAA
- a CDS encoding YgaB family protein: MKTFNEMIAEQMKTMEKLLYLQSELERCLEIQEQLHSLQHETGHGSIQEEILGMKNELREIQRIFEEQTEEVIRSYKGSNGDYEPILG; the protein is encoded by the coding sequence ATGAAAACTTTTAACGAGATGATCGCAGAACAAATGAAAACGATGGAAAAGCTTCTCTATTTGCAGTCTGAGCTGGAACGGTGCCTCGAAATCCAGGAGCAGCTGCACAGCCTCCAGCACGAGACGGGGCATGGCAGTATTCAGGAAGAAATTTTGGGCATGAAAAATGAGCTGAGGGAAATCCAGCGGATATTTGAAGAACAAACGGAAGAAGTCATTCGGTCCTACAAGGGTAGCAATGGGGACTATGAACCGATTCTCGGCTGA
- a CDS encoding SDR family NAD(P)-dependent oxidoreductase, which produces MMETFVITGAGSGLGRELALLLAKKGQEILLIGRNDGKLNAVKKEIETAGGAAETLIIDVSDPASLPEKLEQALGGKTVAGLINNAGVGHFGHLPEMESPQIEEMFRTNTLGTIYMTQAILPFLQKEGHGNVINIISTAGLRGKVNESVYAATKFAVRGFTESLQKEYEGTGITFTAAYMGGMDTPFWENSRHVSNPSRFRKAREVAEAIVNGFGEKEIIIESKKS; this is translated from the coding sequence ATGATGGAGACATTTGTTATAACAGGCGCAGGGTCAGGGCTTGGCAGGGAACTGGCTCTCCTTTTGGCAAAAAAAGGCCAGGAAATTCTCCTGATTGGCAGGAACGACGGAAAATTGAATGCCGTTAAAAAAGAAATCGAAACAGCCGGCGGCGCGGCGGAAACCCTTATTATCGATGTTTCCGATCCGGCCTCCCTTCCTGAAAAACTAGAACAGGCACTGGGCGGGAAGACTGTTGCCGGCCTTATTAATAATGCCGGTGTCGGACATTTCGGCCACCTTCCAGAAATGGAGTCTCCGCAAATCGAAGAAATGTTCCGGACAAATACGCTCGGAACAATTTATATGACCCAAGCCATCCTGCCTTTTTTGCAAAAAGAAGGCCATGGTAATGTAATCAATATCATTTCAACTGCGGGGCTCCGGGGCAAGGTGAATGAATCTGTTTACGCGGCAACGAAGTTTGCTGTGCGCGGCTTTACGGAAAGCCTGCAAAAAGAATATGAAGGCACCGGGATTACATTTACCGCAGCCTACATGGGCGGGATGGACACTCCATTCTGGGAAAACAGCAGACATGTCAGCAATCCTTCCAGATTCCGAAAAGCACGGGAAGTAGCCGAGGCGATTGTAAACGGATTTGGAGAAAAAGAGATTATTATTGAAAGCAAAAAATCATGA
- a CDS encoding TIGR01777 family oxidoreductase: MRIAIAGGSGFLGSTLTDYFLEAGHEVFILTRKKKESGRTGITYVQWLEDESEPEKELRDIHAFINLAGESLNSGRWTEERKERLLMSRLVAAEEAVRIMESLPVKPAVHIAASAVGFYGTSDEKTFTEESSHGNDFLASLVKMWEEVSSKTEAFGIRTVFCRFGIILDKAEGALPRMLLPYKFFGGGTVGSGRQWVSWIHRDDAVGGIVFAMENGGLKGPLNFTAPHPAQMKEFGTVIGKALGRPHWLPVPGIALKVLLGEMSTLVLNGQRVIPRNLLDAGYTFRYPHLQEALDNLLAD; this comes from the coding sequence TTGAGGATTGCAATTGCGGGAGGCAGCGGTTTTTTAGGGAGCACATTGACCGATTATTTTCTTGAAGCCGGACATGAGGTTTTTATTTTGACGAGAAAAAAGAAGGAAAGCGGAAGGACTGGCATTACTTATGTGCAATGGCTTGAAGATGAAAGCGAGCCCGAGAAGGAATTGCGGGACATTCATGCATTTATCAATCTTGCCGGTGAATCGCTGAACAGCGGGAGATGGACGGAAGAACGGAAGGAACGGTTGTTAATGAGCAGGCTGGTCGCCGCCGAGGAAGCTGTCAGGATCATGGAAAGCCTGCCGGTTAAGCCGGCTGTCCATATCGCCGCCAGCGCTGTAGGTTTTTATGGGACATCCGATGAAAAAACCTTTACAGAAGAGTCATCGCATGGCAATGATTTTCTGGCAAGCCTTGTTAAAATGTGGGAAGAAGTTAGCTCAAAGACTGAAGCGTTTGGAATTAGGACTGTATTTTGCAGGTTCGGCATCATATTGGATAAAGCTGAGGGTGCGCTGCCAAGAATGCTCCTTCCTTATAAATTTTTCGGCGGGGGCACAGTCGGTTCGGGGCGCCAGTGGGTTTCCTGGATCCATCGGGATGATGCGGTTGGCGGGATTGTTTTTGCAATGGAAAACGGCGGGTTGAAAGGCCCTTTAAATTTCACTGCACCCCATCCCGCGCAGATGAAAGAGTTTGGCACGGTAATCGGCAAAGCCCTTGGCCGCCCGCATTGGCTCCCTGTTCCAGGAATCGCTTTAAAAGTCCTCCTTGGCGAAATGAGCACTCTTGTGCTGAATGGACAGCGGGTCATTCCTCGCAACCTTCTGGATGCCGGCTACACATTCCGATATCCGCACCTCCAGGAAGCGCTGGACAATTTATTGGCTGATTGA
- the recX gene encoding recombination regulator RecX yields MAIITKITTQKRDTGRYNIYMDFGKGEEFAFSADEAVIVKFHLKKGLELDEFALAEVGYHDEIRKAYNSAIAYLAHKMRTEKEVRGHLKEKKLEEAAIDEVIIRLLDQGYLNDKEYADAYVRTQISTTDKGVYTVKMELKERGVAEPFIEEALKQYTPEEQFEKAKDLAEKYARKYSAESERVLKQKLDAMLRRKGYQTDAIQFALKEADFGREEEDELEAIRIQGDKAHRKHSKLSGYAYERKMKETLFRKGFPIELIDRYLESREEE; encoded by the coding sequence ATGGCCATCATTACAAAAATCACCACCCAAAAACGGGATACAGGACGTTACAATATTTACATGGATTTTGGAAAGGGAGAGGAGTTCGCTTTTAGCGCTGATGAAGCGGTAATTGTGAAATTCCACTTGAAAAAAGGGTTGGAACTTGATGAATTCGCCCTTGCCGAAGTAGGTTACCATGATGAAATCCGAAAGGCTTATAACAGCGCGATTGCCTACCTTGCCCATAAGATGAGAACGGAAAAGGAAGTCCGCGGCCATCTTAAAGAGAAGAAGCTTGAGGAGGCAGCCATTGATGAAGTCATCATCAGGCTTCTGGACCAAGGTTATCTGAACGACAAAGAATATGCGGATGCTTATGTAAGGACGCAAATCAGCACGACTGACAAAGGCGTCTATACAGTGAAAATGGAATTAAAGGAAAGAGGGGTAGCCGAACCGTTTATAGAAGAAGCACTCAAGCAATATACTCCGGAGGAGCAATTTGAAAAAGCGAAGGACCTGGCAGAAAAATATGCCCGCAAGTATTCCGCTGAATCCGAAAGGGTTTTGAAGCAAAAGCTTGATGCCATGCTGCGAAGGAAAGGCTACCAGACAGACGCCATCCAATTTGCCCTGAAAGAGGCTGATTTTGGCCGGGAAGAAGAAGATGAACTGGAAGCAATCAGAATCCAAGGTGACAAAGCACACCGGAAGCATTCCAAGCTGAGCGGTTATGCGTATGAGCGGAAAATGAAAGAAACGCTGTTCCGTAAAGGGTTCCCGATTGAATTGATTGACCGCTACCTTGAATCGAGGGAAGAGGAATAG
- a CDS encoding YfhJ family protein, producing MNDYHERLTNLLLGKNDYLSYGQARTWVELLWDDFETTYAKAGREYQGSEMTEKVIRQWIENYGSSLHEFASQNPKYMHYLKQDKNKLH from the coding sequence ATGAATGACTATCATGAGCGATTAACGAATCTATTGCTTGGTAAAAATGATTATTTGTCTTATGGACAGGCCCGTACTTGGGTTGAATTGCTGTGGGATGATTTCGAGACGACCTATGCGAAGGCCGGCAGGGAATATCAAGGAAGCGAAATGACGGAAAAAGTCATCCGCCAGTGGATTGAAAACTATGGCAGCAGCCTTCATGAATTCGCTTCGCAAAATCCGAAATATATGCACTACTTGAAACAGGATAAAAACAAATTGCATTGA
- the fabL gene encoding enoyl-[acyl-carrier-protein] reductase FabL: MTQKVALITGSSRGIGKAAALRLAKEGYDIAINYARSKNAALETAAEIEALGRKAVIIRANVGDVEKIRGMFAKVEEEFGRLDVFINNAASGVLRPVMELEESHWDWTMNINSKALLFGAQEAARLMEKNGGGKIVSLSSIGSIRYLENYTTVGVSKAALEALTRYLAVELAPRNISVNAVSGGAVDTEALKHFPNREELLEEARKKTPAGRMVEIDDLVNCIMFLVSEQSGMICGQTIIVDGGISLLV; this comes from the coding sequence ATGACACAAAAAGTAGCACTTATTACAGGAAGCAGCAGGGGAATCGGCAAAGCAGCCGCACTTCGCCTGGCAAAAGAAGGATACGATATCGCTATCAATTATGCGCGCAGCAAAAACGCGGCGCTTGAAACCGCAGCGGAAATTGAAGCATTGGGAAGAAAAGCGGTCATCATCCGCGCGAACGTCGGTGACGTCGAAAAAATCCGCGGCATGTTTGCAAAGGTCGAGGAGGAATTCGGCCGCCTTGATGTGTTCATTAACAATGCGGCTTCAGGGGTTTTGCGCCCGGTGATGGAACTGGAAGAATCGCATTGGGATTGGACAATGAATATTAACAGTAAAGCGCTTTTGTTTGGCGCGCAGGAAGCAGCCAGGTTGATGGAGAAAAATGGCGGCGGTAAGATTGTCAGCCTCAGTTCGATCGGATCGATCCGCTACCTGGAAAACTATACAACCGTCGGGGTTTCAAAAGCGGCGCTTGAGGCGCTTACTCGTTACCTGGCGGTCGAATTGGCACCAAGAAATATTTCTGTCAATGCTGTTTCCGGCGGAGCGGTTGATACCGAGGCGCTTAAGCATTTCCCGAACAGGGAAGAACTTTTGGAAGAAGCCCGGAAGAAAACGCCGGCAGGCAGGATGGTCGAAATTGACGATCTTGTCAATTGCATCATGTTCCTCGTCTCAGAGCAATCCGGCATGATCTGCGGCCAGACCATCATCGTGGACGGTGGCATTTCACTGCTGGTGTAA